The Pirellulales bacterium genome has a segment encoding these proteins:
- a CDS encoding phospho-sugar mutase, whose amino-acid sequence MATKSQPTDELVAEVAAASAAGKMSATAAKNITAWLSEPRYAEYAPQVAEHITAGRWQQLDDVFWTVIPFGTGGRRGRMYPIGSNAINDRTMGESAQGLADYVKTERPTGDSFSCAIACDTRHRSRHFAELCAEIMVAAGFEVYFLDGVRSTPELSSTVRHFRCSCGIMITASHNPPSDNAIKAYWSTGAQLLPPHDKGVIDRVMSVSMISRVPFADALAAGHVKYCQEEADKVYISGVVAQSIPGPRALKILYSPMHGVGASSVCPALAAAGFTDVEVFRPQADPDGDFPNVPGHVANPENPATFDATIERAQQIGAEVILSSDPDADRLGLAAPATTALGAPWRIFTGNQIGALLAEYVLGGRRAAGTLSSDNYVVKTLVTSEMVRRIADSYGVKTYGNLLVGFKWIAQTIDAEGPERFVFACEESHGFLAGTHVRDKDAAVAAMLAAELAAQCKAAGQTLSEKLDALFWQHGCHAERTVSKTMPGSEGMAQMKSVMTRLRTKPPESLGGMRVVAARDYLNRVTMIPGSGTKPLDGPCDDLVIFDLERAGNYAAVRPSGTEPKVKFYNFAYEPAEQLANLEDTKAELEDRLTAIERDLAAVAEAT is encoded by the coding sequence ATGGCGACCAAGTCCCAACCCACGGATGAACTCGTAGCCGAAGTCGCCGCAGCGTCTGCGGCTGGAAAAATGTCGGCTACCGCCGCCAAAAACATAACTGCCTGGCTGAGCGAGCCACGCTACGCAGAATACGCGCCGCAAGTGGCCGAGCACATCACGGCCGGCCGCTGGCAGCAATTGGACGACGTGTTTTGGACCGTCATCCCCTTCGGCACTGGCGGCCGGCGTGGCCGCATGTACCCGATTGGTTCGAACGCCATCAACGATCGCACGATGGGGGAAAGCGCGCAGGGGCTGGCCGATTACGTCAAGACCGAGCGGCCGACGGGGGATTCGTTTTCTTGCGCGATCGCGTGCGACACGCGGCATCGCTCGCGACACTTCGCCGAGTTGTGCGCCGAAATCATGGTTGCCGCCGGTTTCGAAGTTTACTTTCTCGACGGCGTCCGCAGCACGCCGGAGCTGTCGTCAACCGTGCGGCACTTCCGTTGTTCGTGCGGCATCATGATCACGGCCAGCCACAACCCTCCCAGCGACAATGCGATCAAGGCGTATTGGAGTACGGGCGCGCAGCTGCTGCCGCCGCATGACAAGGGAGTGATCGATCGCGTGATGAGCGTCTCCATGATCAGCCGCGTGCCGTTTGCCGACGCCTTGGCCGCGGGTCACGTGAAGTACTGCCAGGAAGAGGCCGACAAGGTCTACATCAGCGGTGTCGTGGCGCAAAGCATTCCTGGGCCGCGCGCCCTGAAGATTCTGTACTCGCCGATGCACGGCGTGGGTGCCTCGAGCGTCTGCCCGGCGCTGGCCGCGGCGGGCTTCACGGACGTGGAAGTGTTTCGCCCGCAGGCGGATCCGGATGGCGATTTTCCGAATGTGCCAGGACATGTGGCGAATCCGGAGAATCCCGCCACGTTCGATGCGACGATCGAACGGGCGCAGCAAATCGGCGCCGAAGTAATTCTGTCGAGCGACCCAGACGCCGACCGATTGGGCCTGGCCGCCCCTGCGACCACAGCCCTCGGCGCGCCCTGGCGTATTTTCACCGGCAATCAAATCGGCGCCCTACTGGCCGAATACGTGCTGGGTGGCCGGCGCGCGGCGGGCACGCTGTCGAGCGACAACTATGTCGTCAAGACACTGGTCACGAGCGAGATGGTGCGCCGCATCGCGGATTCGTACGGGGTAAAGACTTACGGGAACTTGCTCGTCGGCTTCAAATGGATTGCGCAAACCATCGATGCCGAAGGGCCGGAACGATTCGTTTTCGCCTGTGAAGAGTCGCACGGTTTTTTGGCCGGCACGCATGTGCGCGACAAGGATGCGGCAGTGGCGGCCATGCTGGCGGCCGAGTTGGCCGCGCAGTGCAAAGCGGCAGGGCAGACACTCAGCGAGAAGCTCGACGCGTTGTTCTGGCAGCATGGCTGTCATGCCGAGCGCACCGTATCGAAAACGATGCCAGGTAGCGAAGGTATGGCGCAAATGAAGTCTGTTATGACGCGCTTGCGCACCAAGCCGCCAGAATCCTTGGGCGGAATGCGGGTGGTGGCCGCCCGCGATTATCTCAACCGGGTGACCATGATTCCTGGCAGCGGCACAAAGCCGCTCGACGGGCCATGCGACGACCTGGTGATCTTTGACCTGGAGCGTGCCGGTAACTATGCCGCCGTGCGTCCCTCGGGCACAGAGCCGAAGGTGAAGTTCTATAACTTCGCCTACGAGCCGGCCGAACAGCTGGCGAATCTCGAAGACACAAAGGCCGAACTTGAGGATCGTTTGACGGCGATCGAACGCGACCTGGCGGCCGTGGCCGAAGCTACTTAG
- the serS gene encoding serine--tRNA ligase: protein MLDRRFIVENADLVKKNCVLRGAKADIDRFLALEAQRRDKQAEVDQFNRQANEVSKSIGQAKDPAEREARKNQGRELREQTTAAQAELEQISADLDVIHRSIPNMTHPDAPTGADDQANLEIRKGKTALPTFDFKPLDHVTLGERLGLFDFEGGAKVAGHGFYFLLNDAVMLELALQRYAIDLLVGEGFTPTITPDLARNEILQGTGYIPRGPETQIYSVADSDLSLVATAEITLGGLLADQIIDADRLPLKYCGISHCYRTEAGAHGRQTRGLYRVHQFTKIEMFAFTLPEQSDAMLDYFCGLEGRLFDGLGIPYRVVDTATGDLGGPAYRKFDLEAWMPGRGEAGEYGEVTSTSNCTDYQSRRLGIRYRVKGEKGTQFLHTLNGTAIAISRALIAILENYQQADGTIAVPQVLRFLMGKDRIEPIR from the coding sequence ATGCTTGATCGAAGATTCATCGTCGAGAATGCCGACCTCGTAAAAAAGAATTGCGTCTTGCGCGGCGCCAAAGCCGACATCGACCGCTTTCTGGCACTCGAAGCTCAGCGCCGTGACAAGCAAGCCGAGGTCGACCAGTTCAATCGACAGGCCAACGAAGTCTCGAAATCGATCGGTCAGGCCAAGGATCCCGCCGAACGTGAAGCGCGTAAGAACCAAGGGCGCGAGCTCCGCGAACAGACCACGGCCGCGCAGGCCGAACTCGAGCAGATCAGCGCCGACCTCGACGTGATCCACCGCTCGATCCCCAACATGACGCACCCCGATGCGCCGACCGGTGCTGACGACCAGGCAAACCTCGAGATTCGTAAAGGCAAAACGGCCCTCCCCACGTTCGATTTCAAACCGCTCGATCACGTCACCCTTGGCGAGCGATTGGGCTTGTTCGATTTCGAGGGGGGAGCCAAGGTCGCCGGGCACGGCTTTTACTTCCTGCTGAACGATGCCGTAATGCTGGAATTGGCCTTGCAACGGTACGCGATTGATCTGTTGGTGGGCGAAGGTTTCACGCCCACGATCACACCCGATCTCGCGCGCAACGAAATCCTGCAAGGCACCGGATACATTCCGCGCGGGCCCGAGACGCAGATCTATAGCGTTGCAGACAGCGACCTGAGCCTGGTGGCCACGGCCGAAATCACGCTTGGTGGATTGCTCGCGGATCAAATCATCGACGCAGATCGTCTGCCGCTCAAATACTGCGGCATCAGCCATTGCTACCGTACTGAGGCCGGAGCGCATGGCCGCCAAACGCGCGGTTTGTATCGCGTCCACCAATTCACCAAGATTGAGATGTTCGCCTTCACGCTGCCGGAACAGAGCGACGCCATGCTCGACTATTTCTGCGGATTAGAAGGGAGGTTGTTCGACGGACTGGGCATTCCCTATCGCGTTGTCGACACCGCCACCGGCGACTTGGGAGGACCAGCCTATCGAAAGTTTGACCTCGAAGCTTGGATGCCGGGCCGCGGCGAGGCCGGCGAATATGGCGAGGTAACCAGCACCTCGAACTGCACCGACTATCAATCTCGGCGGTTGGGCATTCGCTACCGCGTGAAAGGCGAAAAAGGCACGCAGTTCCTGCACACACTCAACGGCACAGCGATCGCCATCAGCCGCGCGTTGATCGCCATCCTGGAGAATTACCAGCAGGCCGACGGGACGATCGCTGTCCCACAGGTTCTGCGATTCTTGATGGGCAAGGATCGGATCGAGCCAATACGCTGA
- a CDS encoding dipeptidase encodes MPTLDQYLDQHGPRFEQELFELLRIPSVSAMSAHKGDIRTAANWVLRQFQSLGFQSELIETAGHPIVYAQSPAMPGAPTVLVYGHYDVQPPDPLNEWISPPFEPTVRDGNLYARGATDDKGQMFTHIKSAEAWIKTAGRLPLNLKYVIEGEEEVGSANLDAFVDKNHDRLACDIIVISDTSQFAPGQPAITYGLKGIAYFELRLTGPSQDLHSGVFGGSVTNPANALARMLTALVNERGQVQVPGFYDDVIPIADSERAAMRKLNFDEREFMRQLGVEALSGEDGYTTLERRWARPTCDINGLTSGYQGEGAKTVLPARASAKFSFRLVPNQDPHKVATSLRKMLAGLVPPGINMELISFHGAPGVVVPLESPYMAAASRAIEAGFGRAPVFIREGGSIPVVSTFHEKLGVDTLLLGWGQNDDNTHSPNEKFCLADFHRGIKASAHLWQEISILKK; translated from the coding sequence ATGCCGACCCTTGACCAATATCTCGATCAACATGGCCCGCGGTTCGAGCAAGAACTCTTCGAGTTGCTGCGGATCCCCAGCGTCAGCGCCATGAGCGCCCATAAGGGCGACATCCGCACCGCGGCCAACTGGGTGCTACGGCAATTCCAGTCGCTCGGATTTCAATCCGAGCTGATCGAGACCGCCGGGCACCCGATCGTATATGCCCAGTCGCCGGCCATGCCAGGGGCGCCCACGGTATTGGTCTATGGTCACTACGACGTGCAGCCGCCCGATCCGTTGAACGAGTGGATTTCGCCTCCTTTCGAGCCGACAGTGCGCGACGGCAACCTCTACGCCCGCGGCGCGACCGACGACAAGGGCCAGATGTTCACCCATATCAAAAGTGCCGAAGCCTGGATCAAGACCGCCGGGCGATTGCCACTGAATCTGAAGTATGTGATCGAGGGTGAAGAAGAGGTCGGCAGCGCCAATCTCGACGCCTTCGTCGATAAAAACCACGACCGTTTGGCCTGCGACATCATTGTCATTAGCGACACCAGCCAGTTCGCGCCCGGCCAGCCAGCCATTACCTACGGCTTGAAAGGCATCGCTTACTTCGAGCTGCGCTTGACCGGTCCTAGTCAGGACTTGCATTCGGGCGTCTTCGGCGGATCGGTGACCAACCCGGCCAACGCCCTGGCGCGTATGCTCACGGCATTGGTCAACGAACGTGGGCAGGTGCAAGTGCCCGGCTTCTACGACGATGTAATTCCGATCGCCGATTCCGAACGTGCGGCGATGCGCAAGCTGAATTTTGACGAGCGCGAGTTCATGCGCCAGCTGGGTGTCGAGGCGCTTTCTGGCGAAGATGGCTACACCACGCTCGAACGCCGCTGGGCACGCCCGACTTGCGATATCAATGGCCTCACCAGTGGCTACCAAGGCGAGGGGGCCAAAACCGTGCTGCCGGCCCGCGCCAGCGCGAAGTTCAGTTTTCGTCTGGTGCCCAACCAGGACCCGCACAAGGTGGCGACCTCGCTGCGCAAAATGCTCGCAGGGCTCGTCCCGCCGGGCATCAATATGGAATTGATCAGTTTCCACGGCGCACCGGGTGTGGTCGTACCGCTGGAAAGTCCCTATATGGCCGCCGCCTCGCGAGCGATCGAAGCGGGCTTTGGTCGCGCGCCCGTTTTCATTCGCGAGGGAGGATCGATTCCCGTCGTGTCGACCTTCCACGAAAAGCTAGGAGTCGATACCCTGCTCTTGGGTTGGGGGCAGAACGACGACAACACCCACAGTCCGAACGAGAAGTTCTGCCTGGCCGATTTTCACCGCGGCATCAAGGCCAGCGCCCACCTGTGGCAGGAAATCAGCATCCTGAAGAAATGA
- a CDS encoding ATP-dependent Clp protease adaptor ClpS — translation MSQQAAVAEPVVETVEQRKTRQAKKPKRQPRYSVILWNDDDHSYPYVMVMLQELFGHTLEKGYQLAVEVDTGGRAVVLTTTREHAELKRDQIHAYGKDDLIAGCKGSMSATIEPVEEE, via the coding sequence GTGTCCCAACAAGCAGCTGTTGCCGAGCCGGTCGTCGAAACTGTCGAGCAGCGAAAAACGCGCCAGGCGAAAAAACCCAAGCGGCAACCACGTTACAGCGTCATTCTCTGGAATGATGACGACCATTCGTATCCCTACGTCATGGTAATGCTGCAAGAGCTGTTCGGGCATACGCTCGAAAAGGGGTACCAGTTGGCTGTCGAGGTCGATACGGGCGGTCGGGCCGTCGTGCTGACCACGACCCGTGAGCATGCCGAACTGAAGCGCGATCAGATACACGCCTACGGCAAGGACGACTTAATCGCCGGTTGCAAAGGCTCGATGAGCGCCACAATTGAGCCGGTCGAAGAAGAGTGA